A genomic segment from Nicotiana tabacum cultivar K326 chromosome 9, ASM71507v2, whole genome shotgun sequence encodes:
- the LOC142163819 gene encoding uncharacterized protein LOC142163819 yields MGSKIFVFEPTEIDEQIIHGQIRTHSELLAFGFTAIYGLHTIKDRLKMWQKLRQIHSLQQGLWLAMGDFNAVLNSQDRQHGTMIHDMETKNFREFMNDTGINELHTVGKDYTWTNNHTNSRIDRGLVNSNWMMTMPSLRIQVLEPSVSDHSPLKLMISQMQRKKTSPFRFFNCIAEHPQFMQEVDQA; encoded by the coding sequence ATGGGATCCAAGATTTTTGTTTTTGAGCCAACTGAGATAGATGAACAAATCATACATGGGCAGATCAGAACACATTCAGAGTTGCTAGCATTTGGATTCACAGCAATATATGGTTTGCATACTATAAAAGATAGATTGAAAATGTGGCAGAAGTTGAGACAGATACACAGTTTGCAGCAAGGACTATGGCTAGCAATGGGAGACTTCAATGCAGTCTTAAATAGTCAAGATAGGCAGCATGGTACTATGATACATGATATGGAAACAAAGAACTTTAGAGAATTCATGAATGACACAGGAATAAATGAACTGCATACTGTGGGAAAGGACTACACATGGACAAACAATCATACAAATAGTAGAATAGATAGAGGACTGGTGAACTCTAACTGGATGATGACAATGCCTAGCTTGAGGATACAAGTCTTAGAACCATCTGTCTCTGATCACTCCCCACTTAAGCTTATGATCTCACAAATGCAGAGGAAGAAAACTAGCCCATTCAGATTTTTCAATTGCATTGCTGAGCATCCTCAATTTATGCAAGAAGTTGATCAAGCATGA